One window from the genome of Osmerus mordax isolate fOsmMor3 chromosome 19, fOsmMor3.pri, whole genome shotgun sequence encodes:
- the tiprl gene encoding TIP41-like protein, producing the protein MLANLSAMVSHGFKSSKQDFTFGPWKVTAAKTHIMKSKDIERLAEEMSMPSLPEMLFGDNVLRIQHTDGYGIEFNAVDALKRVNNMQDSVKVACAQEWQESRADSEHSKEVVKRYDWTYTTDYRGTFIGDDLQIRVTETSERIDMEKLKAREQIMFFDDVLLFEDELHDHGVSMISVKIRVMPTSFFLLLRFFLRVDGVLIRINDTRLYHEAGQNYMLREFSTRESKISELQNVPAMLYTDPNEISQHLSVKLTECEKLELPVTDAQPEVTEETP; encoded by the exons ATGTTGGCCAATCTGTCAGCCATGGTGTCCCATGGATTTAAGAGCAGTAAACAGGACTTCACTTTTGGACCATGGAAGGTGACGGCGGCAAAAACTCATATTATGAAGTCCAAAGACATTGAGCG GTTAGCTGAAGAGATGAGCATGCCCTCGCTCCCTGAGATGCTGTTTGGGGACAACGTCCTTCGCATTCAGCACACAGACGGCTATGGGATCGAGTTCAACGCCGTCGACGCCCTGAAGAGAGTCAACAACATGCAGGACTCTGTAAAGGTGGCATGTGCACAGGAATGGCAAGAGAGCAG AGCTGATTCAGAACACTCTAAAGAAGTAGTAAAGCGTTATGACTGGACATACACCACAGACTACAGAGGCACCTTTATAGGGGATGACTTGCAGATTAGG GTGACTGAAACATCCGAGCGCATCGACATGGAGAAGCTCAAGGCCAGAGAGCAGATCATGTTCTTTGACGATGTGCTGCTGTTTGAAGATGAGCTCCATGACCACGGCGTGTCCATGATCAGTGTCAAAATA agaGTAATGCCCACCAGTTTCTTCCTGCTGCTGCGGTTCTTTTTGCGAGTGGATGGAGTACTCATCAGGATAAATGACACACGGCTTTATCATGAG GCGGGACAGAATTACATGCTGAGAGAGTTTAGTACCCGTGAGAGCAAGATTTCTGAATTACAG AACGTGCCTGCCATGCTGTACACAGACCCTAATGAGATCTCCCAGCACTTATCCGTCAAACTGACTGAGTGTGAGAAGCTTGAGCTCCCAGTGACGGATGCCCAGCCAGAAGTTACAGAGGAGACCCCATGA